Proteins from a genomic interval of Lolium rigidum isolate FL_2022 unplaced genomic scaffold, APGP_CSIRO_Lrig_0.1 contig_68743_1, whole genome shotgun sequence:
- the LOC124682137 gene encoding osmotin-like protein — translation MASPKLLLLVATFLTSCGLLLADFAPMTLTVVNNCAYPIWPGIQANAGSEVLEGGGFYLPALSHRSFPAPTSAWSGRIWARTGCTPEGADQLRCATGDCGGRLQCGGLGGASPATLAQVSLHGNNDQSFYGVSVVDGFNVGLSVTPHEGRGNCPVLACRKDLTQSCPSELQVRGSGGVVACKSGCEAFGTDELCCRNAYNSPAACRASQYSQFFKNECPQAFTYAHDSPSLTHECSAPRELKVIFCH, via the coding sequence ATGGCTTCTCCTAAGcttctcctcctcgtcgccacCTTCCTGACGAGCTGCGGCCTCCTCCTGGCGGACTTCGCCCCGATGACCCTGACCGTGGTGAACAACTGCGCCTACCCGATCTGGCCCGGCATCCAGGCGAACGCCGGCAGCGAGGTCCTGGAGGGCGGCGGCTTCTACCTGCCAGCGCTCTCCCACCGCTCCTTCCCGGCCCCGACCAGCGCCTGGTCGGGCCGCATCTGGGCGCGCACCGGCTGCACGCCCGAGGGCGCGGACCAGCTCCGCTGCGCCACGGGCGACTGCGGCGGGCGGCTCCAGTGCGGGGGCCTCGGCGGCGCGTCGCCCGCCACGCTGGCGCAGGTCTCGCTCCACGGCAACAACGACCAGTCCTTCTACGGCGTGAGCGTGGTGGACGGCTTCAACGTGGGGCTGTCGGTGACCCCGCACGAGGGCCGCGGCAACTGCCCCGTCCTGGCCTGCCGCAAGGACCTGACGCAGAGCTGCCCCAGCGAGCTCCAGGTGCGCGGGTCCGGCGGCGTCGTCGCGTGCAAGAGCGGCTGCGAGGCGTTCGGCACCGACGAGCTGTGCTGCCGCAACGCGTACAACAGCCCGGCGGCATGCCGCGCGTCGCAGTACTCGCAGTTCTTCAAGAACGAGTGCCCGCAGGCCTTCACCTACGCGCACGACAGCCCCTCCCTCACCCACGAGTGCTCCGCGCCGCGCGAGCTCAAGGTCATCTTCTGCCACTAG